The Streptomyces sp. NBC_00510 genomic interval ACTGGCAGGAGAGCTACGAGCAGGTCGACGAGGACCGCGCCCGCGCCTTCCTGGACCGGCTCGGCATGAGCGACTACCTCGACCGCAAGTTCGGCACCCTCTCCGAGGGCGAGCGCAAGCGCACCCTCATCGCGCGCGCCATGATGACCGACCCCGAGCTCCTGCTGCTCGACGAGCCCGCCGCCGGCCTCGACCTCGGCGGCCGCGAGGACCTCGTCCGCCGCCTCGGCCGGCTCGCCCGCGACCCGATCGCGCCCTCCATGGTCATGGTCACCCACCACGTCGAGGAGATCGCCCCGGGCTTCACCCACGTCCTGATGATCCGTCAGGGCAAGGTCGTCGCCGCCGGTCCCATGGAGACCGAACTCAGCTCCCGCAACCTCTCCCTGTGCTTCGGCCTCCCGCTCGTCGTCGAGCGCCGTGGCGACCGCTGGACGGCCAACGGGCTTCCCCTGAAGTGACCCCCTGAGGCCACCCGCGCACGAAGCCCCGCGCCGAAAGCCTCGGGGAGAGCCGTCGCACCCTGTCACAGATCCACTGCGGACCCCTACGATGGGCCTGTGGACGACTGGTTGTGGTGGCTGATCGCCGCCGTGGGGCTGGGTATTCCGCTCGTGGTGACCGCGATGCCCGAGTTCGGGATGTTCGCGGTCGGAGCCGTCGCCGCCGCGATCGCGGCAGGCCTCGGCCTGGGCATCACTCCGCAGGTACTGATCTTCGTCATCGTCTCGGTCGCGGGCATCGCCGTCGTACGCCCGCTGGCCAACCGGAGCCGCTCGCAACGCCCGGAGTTGCGCAGCGGCATCGACGCGCTCAAGGGCCGCCAGGCCGTCGTCCTGGAACGGGTCGACGGGCACGGCGGCCGGATCAAGCTCAACGGAGAGGTCTGGTCCGCCCGTTCCCTCGAGACGGGACGGGCCTTCGAGCCCGGCGAGAGCGTGGACGTCGTCGAGATCGAGGGCGCGACGGCCGTCGTGATGTGATCCTGCCCGCCCCCGCACCCCGAGACGGCACGGGAATTCGCCGAACCCGGCCCGCCTCCCCGCGGGGTCTGTCAGACTTGATCATGTCTTCGTACAGGTAGCCACAGGCAATCGGCGTGGGAGTGGACGTGCAGCCGATCATCATCGTCCTGATCATCCTGGTGGTGCTCGTCTTCATCGCGCTCATCAAGACGGTCCAGGTCATCCCGCAGGCCAGCGCGGCGATCGTCGAACGCTTCGGTCGCTACACCAGGACCCTGAGCGCGGGCCTCAACATCGTGGTGCCGTTCATCGACACCATCCGCAACCGCATCGACCTGCGCGAGCAGGTCGTGCCGTTCCCGCCGCAGCCGGTGATCACCCAGGACAACCTGGTCGTCAACATCGACACGGTCATCTACTACCAGGTCACCGACGCGCGGGCGGCCACCTACGAGGTCGCCAGCTACATCCAGGCGATCGAGCAGCTCACCGTCACCACGCTCCGCAACATCATCGGCGGCATGGACCTGGAGCGGACCCTGACCTCCCGCGAGGAGATCAACGCGGCCCTGCGCGGCGTCCTCGACGAGGCCACCGGCAAGTGGGGCATCCGCGTCAACCGCGTCGAACTCAAGGCCATCGAGCCGCCCACCTCCATCCAGGACTCGATGGAGAAGCAGATGCGCGCCGACCGCGACAAGCGCGCCGCCATCCTCACCGCCGAGGGCATCCGGCAGTCCCAGATCCTCACCGCCGAGGGCGAGAAGCAGTCCGCGATCCTGCGCGCCGAGGGCGAGGCCAAGGCCGCCGCCCTCAAGGCCGAGGGCGAGGCCCAGGCCATCCGCACGGTCTTCGAGTCCATCCACGAGGGCGACCCCGACCAGAAGCTGCTCGCCTACCAGTACCTGCAGATGCTCCCCAAGATCGCCGAGGGCGAGTCCAACAAGCTCTGGATCATCCCCAGCGAACTCAACGACGCCCTCAAGGGCCTCGGCGGCATCGTCAACCTCCCCGGCGCCCCCGGCAACGGCGAGGGCGGCACCCGTCGCGAGACCCCCCGGCTCGACAAGGACTGAGCAGCGCGGCCGCCGCCGCGAACGCGTATGACATGATCCGTGCGCTCCGGCTCCCCCCGGTCCCGTCGGGGGGAGGGGAGCCGCACCGACCATGGAGACGCCTATGACCTACTGGGAAGCCCTGGCCGTGTTCGCGGCCGGAATCGGGGCCGGCACCATCAACACCGTCGTCGGCTCCGGCACGCTCATCACCTTCCCCGTCCTGCTCGCCGTCGGCCTGCCGCCCGTCACCGCCAACGTGTCCAACACCCTCGGCCTGGTCCCCGGTTCCCTCAGCGGTGCCATCGGCTACCGGCGCGAACTCGCCGGACAGCGCGACCGTCTGCTGCGGCTCGGCGCCGCCGCCCTCGTCGGCGGACTCACCGGGGCCGTCCTGCTGCTGGCGCTGCCCTCCCAGGCCTTCGACACCATCGTGCCGATCCTGATCGCGGTGGCCCTCGTCCTCGTCGTCGTCCAGCCCCGGCTCTCCCGCGTGCTCCAGGCCCGCCGGGCCGGCAACGGCACGCACGCCCCCGAGCACGGCGGCCCGCTCCTCCTCGGCGGCCTCCTCCTCGCCAGCATGTACGGCGGCTACTTCGGCGCGGCCCAGGGAGTCATCTACCTCTCCCTGATGGGCGTCCTCCTCGAGGAGTCCTGGCAGCGGATCAACGCGGTGAAGAACGTCCTCGCACTGATCGTCAACGGAGTCGCCGCGGCGTTCTTCCTCTTCGTCGCCGACTTCGACTGGACCGCCGTCGCGCTCATCGCCGTCGGGGCGGCGCTCGGCGGTGTCCTCGGCGCCCGCATCGGCCGCCGCCTGCCGCCCGCCGCCCTGCGCGGCGTCATCGTCGTCGTGGGCCTCGTGGCGATCGCCCAGCTCCTGCTGAAGTAGCCGGGCGACCGCCTCGGGGCTCAGGACTCAGGCCGGCAGCGCGAGCCAGCCGGGGACGTCCTCACGGTCCTTCAGACCCAGGGCCAGCAGCAGCGCGTCCGCCGGGGTCGGCTCGAACGGCTGGGTCAGCAGCCGCATCCCCGCCTGCTCCGGCGTACGGTCCGCCTTGCGGTGGTTGTCCTCCGCGCACGACGCCACGGTGTTCAGCCAGGTGTCCCCACCACCGCGCGAACGCGGCTGCACGTGGTCCACGGTCGTCGCCCTCCGGCCGCAGTACGCGCACCGGTGCCGGTCCCTGACCAGCACACCCCGCCGCGACCACGCCGCCCGTTGTCGGAAGGGCACCCTCACGTACCTGCAGAGCCTGATCACCTGCGGCACGGGTACCTCCACCGCCGCCGCGCGGATCCGCAGCCCGGGATGAGCCTGCTCGACCACGGCCTTGTCCTGCATGACCAGCACCACCGCACGCCGCAGCGACACGGTCGACAGCGGCTCGAAGCTCGCGTTCAGCACCAGCGTCTCACGCATGTCGCCCACCCCTCGGGTCCATCCCCGCCCCGCGGCGAGGTGGCTCCACTGTGACCGGGCGATACCCGCGCGGACAACGTAATTTCCGCACGTGAAAGCGAACAGGAGGAAACGGGGAACGAAACGGCGTCCCCGGCCGCCGGCCACTCCGGGCGCCCGCCCCCGTGGGGTCCGGGGCGCCCGGAGCGCGGCGATCGGCGTGGACGCCCGGGCGCATGACCGGGCTCCGGCGGACGGCGGGCAGGTCGCGCGGCGAGAGCCGCACAGCGCAACGCCCCGCCGCCCCCGCCACTGCGGTGCCGACCCCCGGTGACGGTCAGGTCACCAGGCAGACACCACAGTGCGATGCGGGAGCGCCGGGGCGCAACGGAATTTGGGACCCCCGGCCCTCGGCCGGGAGCGCCACGACTACTGCGGGTTCTCGTACTCGCCGATCAGGTTGGCCCGCGCGATCGCGTGGAACCGCAGGTTGAAGCCGACGACGGCGGGCGACACGTCCCCGTCCGGCCCCAGCTTCTCCTGGTCCACCGCGTACACGGTGAACACGTAACGGTGCGGTCCGTCCCCGGGCGGCGGCGCGGCGCCGCCGAAGTCCTTGCTCCCGTAGTCGTTGCGCACGTGCACCGCACCCTCGGGCAGCCCCTTGAAGCCGTCACTGCCGGCACCCGCGGGCAGCTCCGTCACCGACACCGGGATGTCGAAGAGCACCCAGTGCCAGAAACCGCTGCCCGTGGGCGCGTCGGGGTCGTAGCACGTGACGGCGAAGCTCCCGGTCCCCTCGGGGAACCCCTCCCACCGCAGGTGCGGCGAGACGTTGCCCTCGGCGTAGACCTGGGAGTCCTTCAGCGTGCCGCCCGGCTCGATGTCGTCGCTCACCACCGTGAACGACGGCACCTGAGGATGGAAATCGTGGGGGAGCGGCCGCCGCTTGTGCTCGGTCACCTCGGTACCTCCTGCTGATCGCGAAACGCGCTTCCGCCCGCCGATCCTAGAACCAGTTGCGCTTCCCGCCGACCTCGGCCAGCCACTGGTTGAGGTAACCCGCCCAGTCGGTCGCGTGGAAGTTGTTCAGGTCCACGGTGAAGGAACGGAACGCGTCGCTGCCCTCGCTGAACAGGCCCGGCTTCTTGTCCATCTCCAGGATGACGTCCATCTCGTGGCCGTCGGCGACGAAGCTCAGCTCCACCTGGTTCAGCCCGCGGTACTGCTGCGGCGCGAAGAACTCGATCTCCTGGTAGAACGGCAGCCGCTGCCGCGTGCCACGGATGTGGCCGCGCTCCAGGTCCGCGTTCTTGAAGCCGAAGCCCAGCTGGCCGAACGCGTCGAGGATCGCCTGCTGCGCCGGCACCGGGTGCACGTTGATCGGGTCGAGGTCACCGGAGTCCACCGCACGGGCGATCGCCAGCTCCGTCGTCACCCCGACGTTCATCCCGGTCAGGTGACGCCCCAGGAAGGTCGTGATCGGGGTCTCCCACGGGATCTCCAGCCCGAACGGCACCACGTGCACCGCACCCGGCTGCACCTCGAACGCCCCGCCCAGCTGCTGCCGGTGGAACTCGACGTCCTGCTTGTACTCCGCGTCCTGGCCCTCGACCTCGACGCGGGCCTGCAGGCCCACCGACAGTCCCTCGATCCGCTGCGGCACCGAGCCGCCCTGGATCCGCACCTCGCCCTGGACGACCCCGCCCGGGACGACGTTCGGCTCGTTGAGCACCGTCTCGACCGACGCGCCACCGGCGCCCAAGCTCGCAAGCAGCTTCTTGAAGCCCACGATGTCCCTCTCCCTTTACTGGCGGTTGCCTCGGTCATTACGAACGCGGCCCCACCCCGAACGGTTCCATTACTCTCGTACCGCATGATCCCCCCTCCTGAAAGCACCCCGCTCCCCAGGTCCTTCTTCGACCGACCGGTGCTGGAGGTGGCCCCCGACCTCCTGGGGCGGACCCTCGTACGCAGGACGGACGACGGCCCCGTGGCGCTCCGGCTGACCGAGGTCGAGGCCTACGCCGGCCCCCTCGACCCGGGCTCCCACGCCTACCGCGGGCGCACCGACCGCAACGCGGTCATGTTCGGCCCGCCCGGCCACGCGTACGTCTACTTCACCTACGGCATGTCAAGGCGGTCGGCATGAACGTTGTGGATCTTGCTCACCCCGCTGAAGAAGTCGCGCCCAAGCTGCTCGGTGCCATCCTCACCCACGAGACCCCCGAGGGAACCGTGAGCATCACCATCACGGAGACCGAGGCGTACTCCGGTTCGGCCGACCCCGCCTCCCACGCCTACCGAGGCAGGACAGCCCGAAACGCCGTCATGTTCGGACCCGCGGGACACCTGTACGTCTACCGGTCTCACGGACTCCACTGGTGCGCCAACGTCGTCACCGGGGCAGACGGCATCGCTACAGCTGTCCTCATCCGGGCAGGCAGGGTCATCGAAGGGGAAGACCTGGCCCGCGAGCGGCGAGGGGGCAAGGTCGAGAGTCCACGTCTCGCGCGGGGTCCGGGGAACTTGTGCCAAGCGCTCGGCATCACGGCAGAGCACAACGGCACAGACCTGCTGACAGGCGCCTCGGTCGCGCTGTCCGAGGGTGAGCCGGTACCCGCCGCACTCATCCGGGCCGGTCCTCGGGTAGGTGTGAGCAAAGCCCATGACTGGCAGCACCGCTTCTACCTAGCCGGTGATCCAACGGTCTCGGCGTACCGACTGAGCCCGAGAGCCAAGCCGTCCGCCGGAGCCTGAGCCGCTGTGCGCCTCGTTCGCGGCTTGCCGGTGGGCCGGCGCGGAGTTGAGCCCGGCCGTCACGCATCGCTCACGGGATCCGGAAGGTGATCCGGCAGTGCTCCGACCTGAACCGTCGCACTCCTCGACCTCTCGGCAGCAGCTCAACGAGTTCGCAGACCTGCATGACGACCGTCCGCACGTAGTCGATCCGGTCGGGGTCTTCGTAGTCCAGCTCCTCCCACAGGTACTCGACGTCCCCCAGATCTACCCGCACCCGCTTTGCTGCCAGGTCTGCCAGCTCGGTCCGGATCTTCCCCAGGTCGGCATCACACCTGCCGATGCCTGCGCGCATGGTCGATGCATCGATGTCCCCTACGGCGAACATCTCCGCCAGGGCGGTGCGTCTCTCGGATGTAGCCATCTCCTCGGCCAGTAGCTCGGCCTCGCGCCGCTCGTCTGCGGCGTCCGTGGCAGGAGCCCGGTTCCACTCCTCGGCCCGGGAGATGACCTGCCGGACCACGTAGGAGTCAAGCGGGTCTGCTGGGCACGTGATGCACCGGCCACCCGAACAGGTGTAGATGCGGTACCGCTCGCCTGCCGCGCCCTTCCGGCTCCATCCCTGCGTAACGACGGCCTGACACTTCGAACACCGGACGACGCCGGACAGATGATGATGTAACGACGTACATGTTCAGTGGGTTGCCTACGTATGTAGCACTGCATGAACATCGTCTGCGGCCCCGAGGGGCAACCCCAGCGGGATCCTGCTCCGCGGCGGCGACGTCATCTAGGGCGCCGACCTCGCCCGCGGGCGACGGGTCACCTTACGACGCCCCTACGACTCCGCTGCCGCGCCCCAGGGGGCGCAAAAGGAGTCGAGCGGAACGCGTAGTCTCGGAAAGACTCCGTACGAACGGGTACGAGGCACCGACCGACACCAAGGAGACACGAGAACCGTGACGGACATCGTCGACGAGCTGCGGTGGCGAGGGCTGATCGCCGTTTCCACCGACGAGGACGCACTGCGCAAGGCGTTCGCGGACGGCCCGGTCACGGTCTATTGCGGCTTCGACCCCACCGCCCCCAGCCTCCACCTCGGCAACCTGGTGCAGATCCTCACCATCCGCCGGCTCCAGCTGGCAGGCAACCGGCCGCTCGCCCTCGTCGGCGGCGCCACCGGCCTGATCGGCGACCCCAAGCCGACGGCCGAGCGGACGCTGAACGACGCCGACGTCGTCGCCGGCTGGGTCGAGCGGATCCGCGCCCAGATCGAGCCCTTCCTCTCCTTCGAGGGCCCGAACGCCGCCGTGATGGTCAACAACCTCGACTGGACCTCGGGCCTGTCGGCCATCGAGTTCCTGCGCGACGTGGGCAAGTACTTCCGGGTCAACAAGATGATCGCCAAGGAGGCCGTCGCCCGCCGGCTCAACTCCGAGGCGGGCATCAGCTACACGGA includes:
- a CDS encoding DNA-3-methyladenine glycosylase, producing the protein MNVVDLAHPAEEVAPKLLGAILTHETPEGTVSITITETEAYSGSADPASHAYRGRTARNAVMFGPAGHLYVYRSHGLHWCANVVTGADGIATAVLIRAGRVIEGEDLARERRGGKVESPRLARGPGNLCQALGITAEHNGTDLLTGASVALSEGEPVPAALIRAGPRVGVSKAHDWQHRFYLAGDPTVSAYRLSPRAKPSAGA
- a CDS encoding HNH endonuclease produces the protein MRETLVLNASFEPLSTVSLRRAVVLVMQDKAVVEQAHPGLRIRAAAVEVPVPQVIRLCRYVRVPFRQRAAWSRRGVLVRDRHRCAYCGRRATTVDHVQPRSRGGGDTWLNTVASCAEDNHRKADRTPEQAGMRLLTQPFEPTPADALLLALGLKDREDVPGWLALPA
- a CDS encoding sulfite exporter TauE/SafE family protein, which translates into the protein MTYWEALAVFAAGIGAGTINTVVGSGTLITFPVLLAVGLPPVTANVSNTLGLVPGSLSGAIGYRRELAGQRDRLLRLGAAALVGGLTGAVLLLALPSQAFDTIVPILIAVALVLVVVQPRLSRVLQARRAGNGTHAPEHGGPLLLGGLLLASMYGGYFGAAQGVIYLSLMGVLLEESWQRINAVKNVLALIVNGVAAAFFLFVADFDWTAVALIAVGAALGGVLGARIGRRLPPAALRGVIVVVGLVAIAQLLLK
- a CDS encoding NfeD family protein gives rise to the protein MDDWLWWLIAAVGLGIPLVVTAMPEFGMFAVGAVAAAIAAGLGLGITPQVLIFVIVSVAGIAVVRPLANRSRSQRPELRSGIDALKGRQAVVLERVDGHGGRIKLNGEVWSARSLETGRAFEPGESVDVVEIEGATAVVM
- a CDS encoding SPFH/Band 7/PHB domain protein translates to MQPIIIVLIILVVLVFIALIKTVQVIPQASAAIVERFGRYTRTLSAGLNIVVPFIDTIRNRIDLREQVVPFPPQPVITQDNLVVNIDTVIYYQVTDARAATYEVASYIQAIEQLTVTTLRNIIGGMDLERTLTSREEINAALRGVLDEATGKWGIRVNRVELKAIEPPTSIQDSMEKQMRADRDKRAAILTAEGIRQSQILTAEGEKQSAILRAEGEAKAAALKAEGEAQAIRTVFESIHEGDPDQKLLAYQYLQMLPKIAEGESNKLWIIPSELNDALKGLGGIVNLPGAPGNGEGGTRRETPRLDKD
- a CDS encoding YbhB/YbcL family Raf kinase inhibitor-like protein; amino-acid sequence: MTEHKRRPLPHDFHPQVPSFTVVSDDIEPGGTLKDSQVYAEGNVSPHLRWEGFPEGTGSFAVTCYDPDAPTGSGFWHWVLFDIPVSVTELPAGAGSDGFKGLPEGAVHVRNDYGSKDFGGAAPPPGDGPHRYVFTVYAVDQEKLGPDGDVSPAVVGFNLRFHAIARANLIGEYENPQ
- a CDS encoding ABC transporter ATP-binding protein, which translates into the protein MSDVLELVDVSVVRDGRALVDQVSWSVAEGERWVILGPNGAGKTTLLNIASSYLFPTSGTVQILGEKLGGVDVFELRPRIGIAGVALAEKLPRRQTVLETVLTAAYGMTAHWQESYEQVDEDRARAFLDRLGMSDYLDRKFGTLSEGERKRTLIARAMMTDPELLLLDEPAAGLDLGGREDLVRRLGRLARDPIAPSMVMVTHHVEEIAPGFTHVLMIRQGKVVAAGPMETELSSRNLSLCFGLPLVVERRGDRWTANGLPLK
- a CDS encoding sporulation protein — its product is MGFKKLLASLGAGGASVETVLNEPNVVPGGVVQGEVRIQGGSVPQRIEGLSVGLQARVEVEGQDAEYKQDVEFHRQQLGGAFEVQPGAVHVVPFGLEIPWETPITTFLGRHLTGMNVGVTTELAIARAVDSGDLDPINVHPVPAQQAILDAFGQLGFGFKNADLERGHIRGTRQRLPFYQEIEFFAPQQYRGLNQVELSFVADGHEMDVILEMDKKPGLFSEGSDAFRSFTVDLNNFHATDWAGYLNQWLAEVGGKRNWF